Within Mustela nigripes isolate SB6536 chromosome 3, MUSNIG.SB6536, whole genome shotgun sequence, the genomic segment agctggaggaaaggggagggagcaAGCCGCAGGCTCCTGAAAGCTTCCAGAGCCTGATAGCGGGCTCCACCAGGCTTCCAATAGGAAAAGGCAACAAGAATAGAGCAAGTACTCCTGGGTCCTGCTTCTGACAGCAGGAGTGAGCGGAATCAATGTCCTACCACCCTGGTCGCAAACAATAATTGAGCACCTATGTTGGCCAGACTGGGACTGAGAACCAGGAACGTGGAGGTGGATAGAATAGACAGAGTCGCTAATCCCAGGGAGGTCACAGTCTGGTTGGGGACATAGACTTCCGGGGTGTGACTCTGGGGAAGAAATTGGGCCACTTCCTGTCCCCTCCCGGGGTGGGCAGGGCCTCTCGTGTCTACCCTGGAGCTAGGCCTCCTCTGGGTGGCCTGAGCCCCACTCGCTGGGCAGCCCCCACCAGGCCTATCCCCACGGCTGGTTTTATCCTCACCAACCGTctcttttctgtctgtctgtctgttctgGCCAGGCTGCAAGAAGAGATTCAGTtgagagaagaagcagagaacAATTTGGCTGCCTTCAGAGCGGTGAGCCCTCTTTGGTCCCCCAGCAGCTTTACCCCCTCTGACCCCAGGGGCCCctggtctccctctgccctgcctgggCTCTTAGTGACCCTCTCCCTCTCGCTTGACCACTCCCAGGACGTGGATGCGGCTACTCTCGCTCGGATTGACCTAGAGCGCAGGATTGAATCTCTCAATGAGGAAATCGTGTTCCTCAAGAAAGTGCATGAAGAGGTATGCCTTCAGCCCTCCTCCTCAAGGTCCTTAGACTCTAGTAGGAGTAGCTGGAAAGGAGGAGGGGCAGTGCAAGGCTggggaaaaggggagggggtgtgagGGTGCCGTGTGGGTAGGGCCTGGCAGAGCCCTGAAGCCCAGCTATGCCCTACAGGAGATCCGAGAGCTACAGGCCCAGCTTCAGGAACAGCAGGTCCAGGTGGAGATGGACATGTCCAAGCCAGACCTCACCGCTGCGCTCAGGGACATCCGGGCTCAGTATGAGACCATCGCGGCCAAGAACATCTCAGAAGCTGAGGAATGGTACAAGTCAAAGGTGGGTAACCTGGCTCGAGGGCTCTGGCCCCTCCGTTCCCCTTTGTCTTTATCTGGAGGTGCTTCCTGTGGCTCTCTCCGTGGGGAGGAGAGTGAGCCAGGGTCTCCAGGCTCCCTTACCATCCCTGCCCTGCGTCCTGCAGCCTCCTCATCTCCGTCCCACTCCCTGCCCGCAGGTGTCCGACCTGACCCAGGCAGCCAACAAGAACAATGACGCACTGCGCCAGGCCAAGCAGGAGATGATGGAGTATCGACACCAGATCCAGTCCTACACCTGCGAGATTGACGCCCTCAAGGGCACCGTGAGTGCCTGCCCACCTCGCCCCACCCAGTCCTTCCAGCCTGCCGCTCCCACTCGCAATCTGAGactctctctctgggcctctatcTCCTCAAACCTCCCACAGGGGTGAAAACAGACAGGTGGCTTCTCAGTTGAACTCTCAGGAGTCGGGGGGCTTCTAGGTGAGGGTGGAGAGGAAGGACACGGATGCTTCCTTTTATGACTTCTATTCTCTGGGTCTCCCCAGAAGACTTCACTTGAGTTTAGGATTCCCTAGCTCAGAAGAGCGTGCCAACTCCCGGACCTGACCATGTGGGGTTGCACCCCAGCTCCAAGGCTGTGTCTGTCCCCGTCCTGAGCCCCTACCCTGGTGCCCACCCCTCCATGACTCTCCTTACCTGGGTGTCCCTCTCCTGCAGAACGATTCGCTGATGAGGCAGATGCGAGAGATGGAAGACCGCTTTGCCAGCGAGGCCAGCGGCTACCAGGACAACATCGCGCGTCTGGAGGAAGAGATCCGGCACCTCAAGGATGAGATGGCCCGTCATCTGCGAGAGTACCAGGACCTGCTCAATGTCAAGATGGCCCTGGATGTGGAGATTGCCACCTACCGGAAGCTGCTGGAGGGCGAGGAAAGCCGGTGAGGGGCTGGCGCTGGGATTCTGGGGAGTGCCGAGGGGTGCAttcctgcacccccaccccatacccttggggttggggagaggctCAGGATCACCAGCGAGATCTGGAAACAATTTTATACAGGAGGCCACCACACCACTAATTGCAGAGAATTAACCAAGGCCACCTGGGTAAAAAGTGACTTAATTAATAgcttttataaaaagagaaatagaagtatTCCCTCATCCACCTTCAGAATTAAGAGCCAGAAGCATAAAACCATGTTCAGCAACcagtaataaaatattactgCCAGTCAAGGGAGAGATGAGAGCAGAGTGGGGAATgatgagcaaggagagggagggggctgagagacaaagagagagcctgagacaCAGGTTAAGAAGGAGAGGGCAGACTTGTGCCAGAGGGCGCATGCGTgcgtgtgcgcacgcacacacacacacacacacacacacacacacacacgcttttaGGAAAAGATAGCATGACATGCTCAGAGCAACTTACTTCTAGACACCAAAAATGACATATGACTAAAAGGCAATGCGAGGCAACTTTTCTGGGGCgttagaaatgttctgtatctcaATTTAGACTAGTAGTTCTGTTGATGTAGACGCTGATCAAAACTCAttgcagaggcacctgggtggctcagtgattaaagcctctggcttcggctcaggtcatgatcccagggtcctgggatggagcctcacttcgggctctctgctcagcagggagcctgcctcctcctcctctctctctctctgcctgcctctctgccttcttgtgatctgtctgtcaaaaaaataaaaatctttaaaaaacaaaaaaaaaactcattgcaAAATTGCAGACTAAGATCTGTGTATTTCACTGTAGGTAAACCTAATCAGTTTAACACAGGTCAATTACTCAAAAAAATGACGCTTATGGATACTCATAAAAACGATGATGTCTAAAGTTTAAAACAATCAGCAGACATGCTTAAATACAGACttgcacacagagagagatcagagttCATAGAATTACATCTACACGTAATGACCTTTCAAAGCAGCTGGAGATGTGTTGCATTTCCCCCGCACTAGGCATAAACGGGGCTGGCATTTACCCTGGAACTCGCCCTTCTGTGGGTGGGCCAGCAGTTCCCAGCCTGGTGGGCATGCACAATGGCTGTGGCCTACAACTGCTATCCGTATACCCTGAATTACCTGAGGAAGGAGATCCTGCTGACCTAGAGAGGGCAGGGGTGTTGGGAGTATGGATGTCAGGCCAGCAGTTCAGAGATGGAAAGGGACAGTCCTGGGAGAGCTGGAGTTGCCCTTTGACCCCATGCTCTTAGCCACGTGAAAGGTCAGTGGGACAGGGACAGTTGACAGTGGCCTTTGTTGAGGACCAGGGCAAGCTTTGATGCGTGGTCATAGGGAGATATAGAGAGCCCTAACCCTTTGGCGGcttgatctctcccctttcaggATCAACCTCCCCATCCAGACCTTCTCGGCTCTCAACTTCCGAGGTGAGTGCATGTTGGCAGGTGGACACTGGAATGGCAGGGGGCAGGAGTCCAGCCTGGGCACTGCCCAAGGCCAGCCTGGGAGGGGGAATGGAACCAGGGGGATGGAGCTGGGGTctgggacagagaaagggagcaacTGCAGGTGGTTGGAGAAGTTTAGGTAGAGGCACCTTCTAACAGAGCCTTTTAAATATTCCATGGTATTATACTGTATTGAGCATGTCCCCAGCACCTTCTGGGAGTCTCGGACATCGGCAAACAGCTTCGATTCCCAATATACCCAAACTCTGAAGGTACCAGGGCAGGCCTCGGGGGTCTGGCAGCAGAAGCATCTAGAACCATACACCCTGGACTACAAGGCGCCCCCCCCACCAGCCATTGTCTGTTTGGCAAATTGCCAAGCAcccccctgcaccccaccccaccccacctcccaccagctGCTTGCTGAACACCTCCAGTTTGCTGGAGCAAGATGTTGGACAcaggctttaaaagaaaaaaaaaagaagccaaaccTTAGCAAAGCCAGACAATTAAAAGAAGGAGCTCCAGGGGCATTCTGCCATTCTGACATTAGTAATATGCAGATTGAGTGGCTTTCCAATCctagagaacagaaaaacacaCTATAATGAAACATTAGGAAAGCAAATCGGACTCCTTGGCTTGGCAGTGTCGCCTTTCCTAGATCAAACCTTTTTTGTCTTCAGTGTTCGTTCCCGTCGGGAAAATTACATGCTGTGCCCCACCAAGTTATGACATTCGTCACAGGCTAGCGGCTCGCTAAGGAAATTCAAACTCATAATACCCAGGACCTAAATTTGACCCGCCCTAGAAAACTcagaacctcttttttttttttttttccagtagttTATGCAGACACCCAAGTGTGAGCCTTGCAATTGAAACTGCTTAATGCTTTTTCAAATCAGTGGCTCTGTCGCCAAGATAGCACATCGTGGCTGGTGTTTCGcggcaaagaaactgaggcatagagaggcaAGGGACTGGCCGCCAGCACAATGAATCCATAACCGactcctgtctgtctctctttcattaAGACACAGTTTACTcatctggtctctctctctctttaagatctatttatttatgagagagagagagagggcagggggcagagggagagagtcttaagcagactctgcgtcaagcatggagcccgatgtggggctggatctcaaaaccctgagatcacaacctaggCAAATCTAAGAGTCcgaagcttaaccaactgcaccccCCTCCAAGGCACCCCTCATCTGGACTCTTAAAGAGGGGCTGGGTACCATGAGGCCCTTCAAAAGAGTATCTTGGGACTGGGTTTGGGGTTCTGTCAGGATACAAGTTCACACAAGGCTGTGCTGGAGCCCAGCGGTGGAGGACGAGTGAGGGCTTGTGTGAGGAGTGGGAATGTTGGATGGCCTGGGGCCTCAGGGGTCCTCCACTCTCCTGAATCAGCGTCTCTTGGCTCCTGAGCCTGTCTCAGCGTGGGACTGGCCCCGGAATCTGTAGAGCTCAAGGACAGGCTATAAAGTCTTGCTGAAAAAGTCATA encodes:
- the DES gene encoding desmin, which codes for MSQAYSSSQRVSSYRRTFGGAGGFPLVSPLGSPVFPRAGFGTKGSSSSMMSRVYQVSRTSGGAGGLGALRASRLGSARAPSSYGAGELLDFSLADAVNQEFLTTRTNEKVELQELNDRFANYIEKVRFLEQQNAALAAEVNRLKGREPTRVAEIYEEELRELRRQVEVLTNQRARVDVERDNLLDDLQRLKAKLQEEIQLREEAENNLAAFRADVDAATLARIDLERRIESLNEEIVFLKKVHEEEIRELQAQLQEQQVQVEMDMSKPDLTAALRDIRAQYETIAAKNISEAEEWYKSKVSDLTQAANKNNDALRQAKQEMMEYRHQIQSYTCEIDALKGTNDSLMRQMREMEDRFASEASGYQDNIARLEEEIRHLKDEMARHLREYQDLLNVKMALDVEIATYRKLLEGEESRINLPIQTFSALNFRETSPEQRGSEVHTKKTVMIKTIETRDGEVVSEATQQQHEVL